The Longimicrobiaceae bacterium DNA window ACACACGTCCGCGACTTCGTCGATGGGGTCGAACAGCCCCGTCGCCGTGCTCGCCGCGGTGGCAGAGACGGCCAGCGGGATGCGCCCCTCCCGCCGCAGCGCGGCGATAGTGTCGGCCAGCGCCTGCGGGTCCATCTTGCCGCCGCGGTCGGGCACGGGCACCACGGCATCGCTGCCCAGGCCCATCAGCCCCGCCGTGCGGTCCACCGAGTAGTGCGAGTGCCCGGAGACGAGCAGCACCGCCCGCTGTGCATCTCCCGAAGCCACGCCATCCTTCCAGCAGCCGGGGAAGCGCGCCTCGCGGGCGGCGAGCAGCCCCGTCAGGTTCGCCACGCTGCCGCCGGAGACGAGCGTTCCGTCGGCCGTCGCGGGGAAGCCGAGGAGCTGGCCCAGCCAGCGCACCACCTGCGCCTCCACCAGTGTGCCGGTGGGCGACATCTCCCACACGGCGACGGACTGGTTCAGCAGGCTCGTCATCGCGTCGGCGAGCACGGCGTGCGGCAGCGGCGGCGCGACCTGATGGCCCATGTACATCGGGTGCGCGAGGTGGATCGCGTCGCCCACGACCTTCTGCCACACGTCGTCCCAGACCGCCTCCGCCGGCATCCCGTCCACCGGAAGCGGCTCCGCGAACAGCCGCGCGATCTCCGCCGGCCCCAGCCGCGTGGAAGCCGCCCGCGTCTCGACCGTCGCCAGATAGTCCGCCATCCGGTCGATCAGCGCGTGGCCGTGCTCGCGCAGCACGCCGGCGTTGTCGTCGAGCGTGGGAAGGTCGGTAGCGCGAGTGTGCGAAGATCGGGACATTGGATGTGCGGTGCAGATGAACGGGAGATGCGACGCGGGGAATTTAGCGGGCTCCGTCGGAGTATGCACTCGGGGACGATCTGGCTCGACGAAAAGAAACGGCGCCGAAGTCGGACGAAACGTCCGGCGCGGCGCCGTTCTGCATCTGCCGTCCTCTTCATTCTTTTGCTCGGCTGAGGTTCGTACCCGACTCGCGTCCTTGCCGGTGCCGGTGTCGGCTACGCGTCCGCAGTGGGGAGCGCGATCTCGAAGCAGCAGCGCGGCCGATCGCCTTTCTGGCAGTGCTCGCGGACAGGCACGCCCACGATCTCGGCCAGCAGCGACTCGGCGAGCTGGCAGACTTCCGGGTGCTCGGGGACGAGAGCCGCGAGCGGGCAGCTGTAGCCGCGGATGATGACGGCGCCGTCACCTTCCTCCAGGTCGGCCACCCCACCCAGCTCCCCCAGCAGCCCGTACGCAGCTTCGATGCGCATCCGCAGGTCGTTGCCGTCGCGGGCGCGGTCGGCGGCGGCGCGGCGGCCCACCTCGCGCAGGAGGTCGGTCACGGCCTCGCGCCCCATGCGCTCCGCGAGCGTACCCAGCAGGAGGCCGAGCACGGGCGCGTACGCCTTCGGCAGCAGCGTGTCTGCCGCAGAGGTCAGCGCGAACAGCGAAGCGGGCTTGCCCACGCCGCGAGGAGAGCCCCGCTGCTGCTCCACCAGGCCGTCGCGCTCCAGCGCGGCCAGGTGCGAGCGTACGGCGTTGTCGGTCAGCTCCAGTTC harbors:
- a CDS encoding pyridoxal-dependent decarboxylase encodes the protein MSRSSHTRATDLPTLDDNAGVLREHGHALIDRMADYLATVETRAASTRLGPAEIARLFAEPLPVDGMPAEAVWDDVWQKVVGDAIHLAHPMYMGHQVAPPLPHAVLADAMTSLLNQSVAVWEMSPTGTLVEAQVVRWLGQLLGFPATADGTLVSGGSVANLTGLLAAREARFPGCWKDGVASGDAQRAVLLVSGHSHYSVDRTAGLMGLGSDAVVPVPDRGGKMDPQALADTIAALRREGRIPLAVSATAASTATGLFDPIDEVADVCAREGVWLHVDAAHGGSFLLSDALRHRLRGVERADSVAWDPHKMMWMPMSTGAVFVRDRRHLDETFQQSAPYLFHVRDGEERSRDAGKRTLQCSRRFDALKLWVCLRHYGTRHFAALLEKTVATTEALHTRLAAAPDFEPMHAVESNILCFRHLPAAVRDRSDDAVDTFQNAVRERYNASGRGWITATVLDGRRVLRVTLINPQTGEEHLERMMNGLREIGAEVAGVPGG
- a CDS encoding ArsR family transcriptional regulator; this encodes MAGSQWIERLLATTRGQIIALLRRSARTVNELAAELELTDNAVRSHLAALERDGLVEQQRGSPRGVGKPASLFALTSAADTLLPKAYAPVLGLLLGTLAERMGREAVTDLLREVGRRAAADRARDGNDLRMRIEAAYGLLGELGGVADLEEGDGAVIIRGYSCPLAALVPEHPEVCQLAESLLAEIVGVPVREHCQKGDRPRCCFEIALPTADA